The window GCAGCATCATGGTCAGTTAATTCGCTATGCTTATGCTAATAAAATGGACTTCCCTAAGAGCTGGAATGAACGCTATACAGTTTAAACTCGATATGAAATGTTAGCCCGAGAGCAGCAACACCAAATTTATGGAGCGGGGGAACTGATTATGATTTTAGACGATGCAGTAGACGCGATAGCAAATAGCCTTATACAAGACAAAAGGGTCCAGTCCATCTTTTTAAAAGGTTCGATGGGGCGGGGTGAGCAGGACGAGCATTCAGATATAGATATGTACTGTCTAGTAGATGAAGAAGATGTAGAGGAGTTTAATCAAAGTAGAATCGGGCACTTAGAGTCTTATACCAAACTACTTTTTCACGATGAAATATTTATTGTGGCTCCGCAAATCCTGGCGGTCTACGAGAACTTCGTACATGTGGACCTGTTTACGGTAACAGAACAAACATATATAGAAAAAGATTACATAAAAGTCCTTTACGATCCAGCCAATAAGCTAGAGAAATTTAAGCAAAATCAGAATTTAACCTTATCAAAAGAGGAGTTTCAAGACGCAGTAGATGATATTGCGTGGTTTATGTTCCAGTATAAAAAGTCTTCTGCATGAGGAAATGATATATGGTCGGTTAATATGCTGCATCATGTTATGACGAATCTATCAAGAGTATTACTCCACAAATATAATCCAAACAAGGCACAATTGGGGTTGAAAACCATGGAGGCCTCTCTTCCAGAAGAGGTAGTTCAATATACTAAATTAATCTATGAAACTATTACACCGAAAAAACACAATGAGGCAGTTAAACTTATATGTAATATATTAACTAATGAGTCTCAATGGATTTTCGAAGAGGTGGCTAAGCCTGATAAAATAAAGCCGTTGTGGGAGCGGATAATTGATGCAAATATATGAAAGTGAGAGAGGGTGTTGAGAACAAGTTTTACTATAGAGGGAAAATAACTAGAACAGTTGGAATTTTGTGTTTAGATAAATGTAAGATTATCGAAAGGTGTAAATAGTTTCCAAAAAAGTGTTGACTTTAAGTCACAATTTGAATAAACTATCGTTAATTATCAAATAAAGGCTTTGAAGAGAAAAAGTAGAATGAAATGGTTTTTCACCAGAGAGCTTCGGTAGCTGAAAAGAAGCAAAAACCTTCGTTTGAACAATGGTCTCTGAGCTTCGTACTGAACATACTTATGTATAAGTAGGATACGACGAGTTTTGGCACTCGTTATCAATGTCACAGTATAAGAGTAAGATAAGTTAGTTACTCCGTACTCGTTGAGGCAAATAGTGTGAGCTATTTGCGAATTAAGGTGGTACCGCGTGGAGATTCAAACCTCGTCCTTAACTATTACAGTTAAGGCGAGGTTTTTTTGTTGTCAAAAATTAATTTTTATTAGGGGGTACTATGTATGAGTATTTTTATTGGCGGTGCATGGGCTTATGCTAATGGATCTTTGCATCTTGGTCATCTTTCAAGTTTGTTACCTGGTGATATTTTAGCGAGATATTATCGCTTAAAAGGAGAAAAGGTTTTATATGTATCGGGAAGCGATTGTAACGGAACACCAATTACAGTCAGAGCAAAACAAGAAGGTGTTTCTCCGAAAGTGATTGCAGATCGTTATCATAAAGAGTTTGAAGAATGTTTTTTAAAACTAGGTTTCTCCTATGATACCTATACAAGAACGGATACCGAACACCATCACAAAATTGTTCAAGAAATATTTTTAGAGTTACTAGAAAAAGGACTGATTTACAAAAAAGAGGTGGAACAAACGTATTGTGAACATTGTAAACAGTTTTTACCCGACCGATATGTTGAAGGATATTGTCCTTTTTGCAAGGATCCTTGCCGTGGAGACCAATGTGATAACTGTTCAACCATATTAGAACCGCTTGATCTACTTGAAAGGAAATGTAAAATTTGTGGGAACGAACCTACTACAAGATTAACAGAGCATTTTTACTTTTCTTTAAACTCATTTCAAACTGTGCTAGAAAAGTATACTCAAAAAGCGGAAGAAAATAGTCTTTGGAGGGAAAATGCTATTTCACTAACGAAACGCTACTTACAGGAAGGATTGCAAGATAGAGCAGTTTCTAGGGATTTGCCAATTGGAGTAAGTGTTCCAGTTGCTGGTTATGAAGATAAGAAAATCTACGTTTGGATTGAGGCGGTATCAGGCTACTACACAGCAAGTAAACTATGGATGAAAGACACTAATAAAGATGATTCTCCGTTTTGGAATCCTACTGCTAAATCCTATTACGTACACGGAAAAGACAATATACCATTTCATTCGATTATATGGCCTGGAATTCTTGCTGGCCTTGGAAAAGACCCGTTACCAACACACATTGTTTCAAATGAATATTTAACTTTAGAAAAGAAAAAATTATCAACAAGTAAAAATTGGGCTGTGTGGGTTCCAGATATTTTAGAAAGATATGAACCAGATTCCATACGGTATTTCTTAACAATCAATGCACCAGAGAAGCGAGATGCTGATTTCTCTTGGAAGGAATTCGTTTATAGCCACAATAGTGAATTATTAGGAGCCTATGGCAACTTTGTAAACCGCACATTAAAGTTTATAGAAAAGTCATTTGATGGAGCTATACCAGAAAAGGATGTTACTTTGAGTATTCAAGAAAGAGTTAATCGCCTCTACAAGGAAGTGGGTCATTGTATTGAAGGTGCTTCCTTCAAACAAGGTTTGGAAAAAATATTTGAGGTTGTTAGATTTTCAAATAAATATTTTGATGAACAGCAACCATGGAAACAAATAAAGGATGATACGGAGGCTTGTAAAAATACTTTAGCAAATTGTGTTTATCTTATTGCAAATTTAGCTCATATCCTTACACCGTTCCTTCCTTTCTCAAGCAGAAAAGTTAAGGATATGATAAACACAACAGAAACCGAATGGAAAGCGTTTCTAGTGAAATCAACACACATTACAAAGGTGGAACCGTTGTTTGAACGAATCGAGACAGCTAGAATTGAAGAAGAGCTTCAAAGCTTAAACAATCAAACTATAAAAGAGTAATTTGGAAGCATATATAGAGTATTATAAGTTTTTAGCATCAGCTAAAAGGTAGTAGAAGTGATAACTTTGTAATTAATTTTCATTAAACATAAAATCATCAACATGATATAATCCAATCATAAAAAGTTGCAAGATCAGGTAGGTTATCTAATGAAAATATACGCACTTAAAAAGCAATTTAAAGGATATAAAAAAGGAACAGAGTTCTACTTAGTGGCTGAATCAGAGTTCATTGGGGTTAAAGAGTTTGTATTGAGAACAAGAGATTTAACAAGTAGTGTTTCTATTAATGAAAGTGAAATTCTTAAAAATTTTACCTTGATAAAATATACTGATAACGAAACTTCTTAAATTATAG is drawn from Bacillus alkalisoli and contains these coding sequences:
- a CDS encoding nucleotidyltransferase domain-containing protein, giving the protein MILDDAVDAIANSLIQDKRVQSIFLKGSMGRGEQDEHSDIDMYCLVDEEDVEEFNQSRIGHLESYTKLLFHDEIFIVAPQILAVYENFVHVDLFTVTEQTYIEKDYIKVLYDPANKLEKFKQNQNLTLSKEEFQDAVDDIAWFMFQYKKSSA
- the metG gene encoding methionine--tRNA ligase translates to MSIFIGGAWAYANGSLHLGHLSSLLPGDILARYYRLKGEKVLYVSGSDCNGTPITVRAKQEGVSPKVIADRYHKEFEECFLKLGFSYDTYTRTDTEHHHKIVQEIFLELLEKGLIYKKEVEQTYCEHCKQFLPDRYVEGYCPFCKDPCRGDQCDNCSTILEPLDLLERKCKICGNEPTTRLTEHFYFSLNSFQTVLEKYTQKAEENSLWRENAISLTKRYLQEGLQDRAVSRDLPIGVSVPVAGYEDKKIYVWIEAVSGYYTASKLWMKDTNKDDSPFWNPTAKSYYVHGKDNIPFHSIIWPGILAGLGKDPLPTHIVSNEYLTLEKKKLSTSKNWAVWVPDILERYEPDSIRYFLTINAPEKRDADFSWKEFVYSHNSELLGAYGNFVNRTLKFIEKSFDGAIPEKDVTLSIQERVNRLYKEVGHCIEGASFKQGLEKIFEVVRFSNKYFDEQQPWKQIKDDTEACKNTLANCVYLIANLAHILTPFLPFSSRKVKDMINTTETEWKAFLVKSTHITKVEPLFERIETARIEEELQSLNNQTIKE